A region from the Parasphingopyxis sp. CP4 genome encodes:
- a CDS encoding YjhX family toxin, protein MNISKHEQRTLHLLAQGGHIRHDHESREDGQRGRIIKVTCFTREGYVLSDCTMAVFKKLKQRRLVISRGGSPYRITHKGLKAVRPQLDNR, encoded by the coding sequence ATGAATATTTCAAAGCATGAGCAGCGCACGCTGCATTTACTCGCCCAAGGCGGGCATATCCGGCACGACCATGAAAGCCGGGAAGACGGCCAACGCGGTCGGATTATCAAGGTCACCTGTTTCACGCGCGAAGGCTATGTGCTTTCCGATTGCACCATGGCGGTGTTCAAAAAGCTGAAGCAGCGGCGCTTGGTGATCAGCCGCGGCGGCAGTCCCTATCGCATTACGCACAAGGGGCTGAAGGCCGTACGGCCGCAGCTGGACAATCGTTAG